The sequence below is a genomic window from Posidoniimonas polymericola.
ACGAGCACTTCCATGTCACGCTCGCGGAGGTCAAGCAACTGGTCGATCGCCAGATCCTCAGCGGCGTTAACCACCTGTTCTACCACGGCACGGCCTACTCGCCCGCCGACGCCGCCTGGCCCGGCTGGCTGTTCTACGCGTCGACCCAGGTGAACCCACAGAACCCGATCTGGCGCGACTTGCCGAGCCTCAACCAGTACATTACCCGCTGCCAATCGCTGCTGCAGTCGTCTCAGCCCGACAACGACGTGCTGCTCTACTGGCCGCTGCACGACTTCTGGCACGACCCGAACGGGCTGCGGAAGGATGTGCGCGTGCACAATTTCGAGCGCTGGTTCGAGGGCCATCCGTGCGGCGACGCCGCCGAGGCGCTCGACCACCACGGCTGCACGTTCGACTTCATCTCCGACGCGCTGCTGCAGCAATGCGAAGCAGCCGGCGACAACCGCATCAAGGCCCCCGGCGCCGGCTACCGGGCGGTGGTCGTGCCGCGGACCGAGCACATGCCGCTCGCGACACTCACCAAGCTGGTCGAGCTGGCCGAGTCCGGCTGCCCCGTGCTGGTCGAGGGGGGAGTCCCCACTAGCCCTCCTGGGCTCAAGGGCGCAGAATCGCAAGGCGAGTGGGCGGCCCACCGCCGTGAGTTCAACGATCTGGCCAGGCGTCTAAGCAAGGCCACCACTGTCGGCGACGACCTCACGACGCTACTCGATAAGGCGCCGCTTCGTCTGGAGCCGTGGGCGGCTGAATCCGGGCTTAAGTTCCTTCGCAAGCGTCACGATCGCGGCGTGCTCTACTTCCTCAGCAACACGACCGACAAGGCCGTCGACGAGTGGATCAATCCCGCGGCTGCCGGAGAGCAGGTGCTGCTGGTTGATCCGACGTCCGGGCAGGCGGGCGGAGCCGCTGTCCGGGGCAAGTTGGTCCGTATTCAAGTGCCTGCGGGCGAGTCGTTATTCCTGATTGCGGCCGGCAAGCCTTCGGGCGCCACCGCGTGGCAGTATGATGAACCAGCGGGCGATCCAATCACGCTCGCTGGCGATTGGAAGGTAGAGTACGTCACCGGCGGCCCAAGCCTGCCGGAGTCTTTCGCGAGCACCAGCGGCCCGCAGCCGTGGACCGACACGGATGACCCGGCGGCAGAGGTGTTCGGCGGGGCCGCGCGGTACACGCACGTGTTTAGTGCGCCGGAGCAGGCCGTAGGGACCGCCTGTCGGCTCTGCCTGGGCGAGGTCTTCGGCAGCGCGCGAGTCGCTTTGAACGGCGACAGCCAGGGCGTGCTGCTGGGGCCGGACTATTGCCTCACGCTCGAGGGTCTGAGGCCTGGCCGAAACAGGCTCGAGATCGAAGTCACAGGCGTGGCCGCCAACCGTATCCGCGACCTCGACCGCCGTGGCGTCGCGTGGCGGATCTTCAAGGACATCAACCTGGTGACCATCAAGTACCGCAAGTTCGACGCCTCGGGCTGGCCGGTCGAGCCGATGGGGCTCGCCGGGCCGGTCACCCTGACCCCGCTGCGCGACCCTGCCGAGTGATGCGTGGCAGCGACTGCCGACCTCCCGCCAACGCTTCCGGCGTTTGCCGACCTACTGAAAGGCGAATCATGACTCGCTTCCCCTCCACCCTGGCAGCCCTGCTCACCCTCTGTGCGACGGTTACGGCCGAGCGGCAGGCAGAGCACGTTACCCGCGGCCTGGTCGCGGTGCGGGCGGAGGGCGAGCGCGTGTTCGCCGGCTGGCGGCTGCTCGCGTCCGACCCGCCCGGCGTCGGCTTCAACCTCTACCGGGTCACCGAGAGCGGTGAACGCGAGCTGGTCAACGACTCGCCGTTGCTGGGCCCTACCAGCACGTGGGACGCGAACGCGGGTGACGCGGTGGGCTACGAGGTCAGCGCGGTTTATGCCGGGGCCGAAGAGCCTCGCTCCGCCACGGCGCCCCTCTGGGAGCACGATTACCTGGAGATCCCGATCGACCCGATCGACGGCTACCGCCCCGGTGACGCCTCGGTTGGCGACCTCGACGGCGACGGGCAGTTCGAGATCGTGCTGCACCAGACTTCGCGCGGCCGCGACAACGGTTCGGCCGGCGTCACCGGCGAGCCGGTGCTCGATGCGTACCGGCTCGACGGCACACGGTTGTGGCGGATCAACCTCGGCAAGAACATCCGCGAGGGGCAGCACTACACACAATTCATGGTCTACGACCTCGACGGTGACGGCCGTGCCGAGGTCGCCTGCAAGACCGCCGACGGCACGACCGACGGCCAGGGCAAGGTTATCGGCGACCCCGACAAGGACTGGCGGACGCTCGAGGAGGGCTCGCAGCGCAACGGCCGCATCCTCGACGGCCCGGAATACTTTACGATCTTCGACGGCCAGACCGGCGCCGCGCTCGCCACGGCCGACTTTGTGCCGGACCGAGATCCGATCGACGGCTGGGGCGGTATCGGCGGCAACGCCGGCAACGACTCCTACGGCAACCGCTGCGACCGCTTCCTGGCCGGGGTCGCGTACCTGGACGGCGAGCGGCCGAGCGTCGTGATGAGCCGCGGCGTCTACGGACGCACGGCGATTACTGCCTGGGACTGGCGGGACGGCAAGCTGTCGATCCGCTGGAAGTTCGACACCGGACCGAGCCGGCCCCCGTACCGCGACGCCTCGCCCTACGCGGGGATGGGGGGCCACGGCCTGTCGGTCGGCGACATCGACGCCGACGGCCGCGACGAGATTGTCTACCAGGCGATGGTGGTCGACGACAACGGCGAGGGGCTCTACTCGACCGGCCTGCGGCACGGCGACGCCATGTACCTCACCGACATCGACCCCGAACGTCCCGGCCAGGAAGTGTTCACCATCCAGGAGAACGAAGAGCACGCCGAGCGGTTTCAGACGCCGGCAATCGCGATGCGCGACGCCCAGAGCGGCGAGCTGCTGTGGCAGTTCAGCCCCACGGTCGACGCGCCGACCGGCATGGCGGCCGACATCGACCCGCGGTTCCGCGGCCTAGAGATGTGGGGTGGGCCCGGTGGGCTCCGCGATGTGCACGGCGAAGAGATTGGCGCCGCTCCGCGCAACTCAAGGTGGTGCGTCTGGTGGGACGGCGACCCCCAGCGGGAGCTTTTCTCACCAGGACGCGGCGCGTTCCGCGGCCGACCCGGGAGCCAACAGGCGGGGCAGGCCACCCGGCGGCCGCCCCGCAACTGGCGGTGGCCCGCGACGACGCGGGTCACCAAGTGGGATTGGGAGAACAAACGCGACGAGGTGATCTACGAGTGCGACGGCATCGCCACCGAGCCCGGCCCGGCGCTGCAGGGGGACCTGCTCGGCGACTGGCGCGAGGAGCTGCTGCTGGTTTCGCCCGACCGCCAATCTCTCCGCCTGTATACCACGACCATCCCAACCGAATACCGCCTGTCAACGCTTTTGCAGGACCCGCAGTACCGGCTTGGCCTGGTGTGGCAGAATGTGGTTTACAACAAGCCGCCGCAGCCGAGCTTCTTCTTGGCCGACAAGCTCGAACCGGCGCCTCAGCCGGCAGAGTAAGGGGAATTCGCGACGCTTGCCAGCGGGCTCGTGTGTCGGCGAGAATGGCTCCGAACCGAGCCCGCCCCCGAATCCGCCCGCCGTATGCTACGCGTCGAGAACCTCACCGTCACCGCCGGGCAGCCCTTGCTGGAGGGCGTCACGTTCTCGGTAGGCGCCGGCGAGTACGCGGTGCTGATGGGGCCTACCGGCAGCGGCAAGACCTCGCTGCTCGAGACCCTCTGCGGCCTCCGCCCGCGTGGTAGGGGACGCATCGAGATCGGCGGCCGCGACGTGAGCCGAGCGGCCGTCGCCGAGCGGCAGATCGGCTATGTGTCGCAGGCCGCCTCATTGTTCCCGACCATGACCGTGCGGGAGAACCTGAGTTTTCCCGGCATGATCCGCGGCGTGCGGGCGAAGCAACAGCGGGAGCAGGCCGACGAGCTTGCCGAGCGGCTTGCGGTCACGCACCTGCTCGGGCGGCGGGCGGCTGACCTCAGCGGCGGGGAGGCCCAGCGTGTCGCCCTTGGCCGGGCGCTCGCGTCCAAGCCGATCTTGCTGCTGCTCGACGAACCATTGTCGGCCCTCGACCACGCCGTTCACGCGGAGATGGTCACGCTGCTCAAGAGCGTGCAGCAAGCAACCGGCGTCACCACGCTGCATGTGACCCACAACCGCGTCGAGGCCCAGCAGGTCGCCGACCGCGTGTTCGCGATCGAAGGGCGCTGTATCGGCGAGTGCGCGGCGTCGCCCGCCAGCGGGAGCGAGGCCGCGCGGTGAGCCAGTTCAACCCACTGACGAAGCTGATCGCGGGCTGCCTGATCGCGATTGGCGTGTTGGTTGCCCTGCTTCCCAGCAACGGGCCCAACCGCTCGGGCGAGTCGCTGATGGTGTACTGCGCCGCCAGCCTGCGGCGCCCCTTGGAAGAAGTCGCCGCCCGTTTCGAGGGTGAAGAGGGGGTGTCGGTCCAACTGCAATTTGGCGGATCCAACACGCTGCTGAGCCAGATCGAGGCTTCTCGCCAGGGAGACCTGTTCCTCTCTGCGGACCGGCGCTACCTCGATGTGGGACGCGAGCGGGGCCTGATTGGGGAAATCATCTCAGTCGCCCAGATGCGGCCGGTGGTCGTGGTGCGTCGCGGCCGGGGCGATTCGGTCCGGACGCTCGACGATCTGCTCGAGCTGCGGCTCGCGAGCGGCAGCCCCGATCAGGCCGCCATCGGACGCGTTACCCGCGATCTGCTTAGGGCGGCGGGGCGGTGGGACGCGTTCGACCAGCGTGTCCGCACCGCCGGCGTTTACAAGCCGACCGTCAACGACGTAGCGGCCGACGTGGTGCTGGGGAGCGTCGACGCGGGGATCGTCTGGGACGCGCTCGCTGCGCAGATGCCCGAACTCGAGGCGATCTCGCTGCCCGAGTTGGCTGAGGGGAGATCCGAAATCGGAATCGGCGTGCTGACATCGAGCAAGGCCCCCGCGGCGGCGCTGCGATTCGCCCGCAACCTAATTGCAGACGACGGGGGGGCCGAGGTGTTCCGCTCCTACGGGTATCAAGCCGTTGCGACCGCCGAGGGACGCGGGACAACCGAGTCGGGGGCGCCCCCATGAGCACCGATCCAACACCAACTCGGACGCGGACGGTTGGCCGCTCCGACCGCTGGTTCTGGGGGACGGCGGGGGCGGTCTGCGGCCTGTACCTGGCGGTGCTAGGGGGACTGATCGCGGCCGACGCCGGCTACATCGCGGGCATTGGCCCGTTCGCGGAAGACAAGAAGGACGCCGCTAACCCGCTCTGGTCGGCGCTGGCGGACCCCGACATCCGTCATTCGCTGCACCTAACGCTGGTGAGCTGCAGCATCACCAGCATCTTGTCTCTGCTGACCGCGACGCCGATCGGCTACCTGCTCTCCAGGCGGCAGTTCCGCGGCAGGGCGCTGGTCGACACGCTGCTCGACGTACCGATCGTGCTGCCGCCGTTGGCGATCGGCGTCAGCCTGCTGATCCTGTTCCAGACGCTGCCTGCCTCGCTACGCGACGCCGTCGTGTACCAGACGCCGGCCGTGATTGTGGCGCAGTACGTCGTGGCGTCGGCGTTCGCGATCCGCTCGATGCGGGTGACGTTCGACCAAATCGATCCGCGTTTGGAACAAGTCGCCCAGACGCTCGGCGCGTCGCGGCTGCAGGCGTTCGGCTGGGTGGTGCTGCCCGAGGCCCGCAGCGGCATGCTCTCGGCTACGCTGCTGGCGTGGGCGCGTTCGCTGGGCGAGTTCGGCCCGCTGCTGGTGTTCGCCGGGGCGACCCGCGGCAAGACCGAGGTGCTCTCGACTACCGTGTTCCTGGAGCTGAGCATCGGCGACCTCCGCAGCGCGGTAGCGGTTTCGCTGCTGATGATCGTGATCTCGGTCGCGGCGCTGACGCTCGCCCGAGTGCTCGGCGGCCGGACCCGCGATTGACGCCCCGCCTACTCGGCGGCCAGCCACTCGGCCGCCTCGATGGCGAAGTAGGTGAGGATCCCGTCGGCCCCGGCCCGCTTGAACGCCAGCAGGCTCTCGAGCGCCGTCTGCTGGCGGTCGACCCAGCCGTTCTGCGCGGCGGCCGACAGCATCGCGTACTCGCCGCTCACCTGGTAGGCGTACGTCGGGACGCGGAACTGCTGCTTCACGCGGGCGACAATGTCGAGGTACGGCATGCCCGGCTTGACCATTACCATGTCGGCGCCCTCGGCCAGGTCGAGCGCCACCTCGTGCAACGCCTCGTCGGCGTTGGCGGGGTCCATCTGGTAGGTGCGTTTGTCGCCGCCGCCTAGCGCGCCCGCGCTGCCGACCGCGTCCCGGAACGGTCCGTAGAAGGCGCTGGCGTACTTGGCCGCATAGGACATGGTCAGCACCCGCTCGAACCCACTCTCGTCGAGCGCCAGGCGGATGCCGCCGATGCGGCCGTCCATCATGTCGCTGGGGGCGATGACGTCGCAGCCGGCCTCCGCCTGGACCACGGCCTGGCGGACGAGGGCGTCGAGCGTCGTGTCGTTGTCGACGTAGCCGTCTACCACCAGGCCGTCCTGCCCGTGGCTCGAATAGGGGTCGAGCGCCACATCGGCCACGACGCCCAGCGCTTCGCCGACCTCCTGCTTGACCGCACGGGTGCCGCGGCAGATCAGGTTTTCGGGGTTGAACGCCTCGCGGGCGTCCTCGGTCTTCTTGTCGGCGGGCGTGGCGGGGAAAATCGCGATCGCCGGGATACCGAGGCGGGCCGCGTTGGCGGCGGCCGCCGGCAGCAGGTCGACGCTGAGCCGCTCGACCCCGGGCATCGACGCCACCGGCTCACGCCGGTTCTGGCCCTCGCACACGAACACCGGCCAGATCAGGTCCGCGGCGGTCAGGCGGTGCTCGGCGACCAGCGCGCGTGACCACGCGTTGCGACGCAGGCGCCGCAGGCGGGTGCTGGGGAACGGGCCACGAGATTCGTAGGAGGGCAGCGACATGCGGCGTCATCGGGAATGCGGGGCGGGGATCAGCCTTCCATTATCTGCCCGCCGGCGCCAAAATCTACCGCTCCCTC
It includes:
- a CDS encoding glycosyl hydrolase, with the protein product MTAHLFKYAAALLLALAPAVVAPAQEDAASFEWPEATQTARPWTRWWWHGSAVDAENLTRLLEEYHSVGIGGVEITCIYGVQDNDDRDLQYRSAEWVKAVQHVIAEAERLGMGVDIPAGSGWRMGGPNQTADLANSRLVLDTRKCVGPSEFAYDSSRVTLQAATAQSAGGEVVNLTDKIRDGRIEWDVPAGDWTITTAGYRWAGDKVKRPGPGGEGLNINPFWRRSVDAFLTDFGSTLDQLPGIRAQFHDSFEYEGDWQPEFFAEFYERRGYRLEEHLEELSGEGEADLVARVKCDYRETLADLVRDDLVKPWVDWSHEHGMLARNQSHGSPANWLDLYAACDIPETESFGRLHGGDAKIMALKFASSAANVAGKPLTSSESATWLDEHFHVTLAEVKQLVDRQILSGVNHLFYHGTAYSPADAAWPGWLFYASTQVNPQNPIWRDLPSLNQYITRCQSLLQSSQPDNDVLLYWPLHDFWHDPNGLRKDVRVHNFERWFEGHPCGDAAEALDHHGCTFDFISDALLQQCEAAGDNRIKAPGAGYRAVVVPRTEHMPLATLTKLVELAESGCPVLVEGGVPTSPPGLKGAESQGEWAAHRREFNDLARRLSKATTVGDDLTTLLDKAPLRLEPWAAESGLKFLRKRHDRGVLYFLSNTTDKAVDEWINPAAAGEQVLLVDPTSGQAGGAAVRGKLVRIQVPAGESLFLIAAGKPSGATAWQYDEPAGDPITLAGDWKVEYVTGGPSLPESFASTSGPQPWTDTDDPAAEVFGGAARYTHVFSAPEQAVGTACRLCLGEVFGSARVALNGDSQGVLLGPDYCLTLEGLRPGRNRLEIEVTGVAANRIRDLDRRGVAWRIFKDINLVTIKYRKFDASGWPVEPMGLAGPVTLTPLRDPAE
- a CDS encoding rhamnogalacturonan lyase translates to MTRFPSTLAALLTLCATVTAERQAEHVTRGLVAVRAEGERVFAGWRLLASDPPGVGFNLYRVTESGERELVNDSPLLGPTSTWDANAGDAVGYEVSAVYAGAEEPRSATAPLWEHDYLEIPIDPIDGYRPGDASVGDLDGDGQFEIVLHQTSRGRDNGSAGVTGEPVLDAYRLDGTRLWRINLGKNIREGQHYTQFMVYDLDGDGRAEVACKTADGTTDGQGKVIGDPDKDWRTLEEGSQRNGRILDGPEYFTIFDGQTGAALATADFVPDRDPIDGWGGIGGNAGNDSYGNRCDRFLAGVAYLDGERPSVVMSRGVYGRTAITAWDWRDGKLSIRWKFDTGPSRPPYRDASPYAGMGGHGLSVGDIDADGRDEIVYQAMVVDDNGEGLYSTGLRHGDAMYLTDIDPERPGQEVFTIQENEEHAERFQTPAIAMRDAQSGELLWQFSPTVDAPTGMAADIDPRFRGLEMWGGPGGLRDVHGEEIGAAPRNSRWCVWWDGDPQRELFSPGRGAFRGRPGSQQAGQATRRPPRNWRWPATTRVTKWDWENKRDEVIYECDGIATEPGPALQGDLLGDWREELLLVSPDRQSLRLYTTTIPTEYRLSTLLQDPQYRLGLVWQNVVYNKPPQPSFFLADKLEPAPQPAE
- a CDS encoding ABC transporter ATP-binding protein — its product is MLRVENLTVTAGQPLLEGVTFSVGAGEYAVLMGPTGSGKTSLLETLCGLRPRGRGRIEIGGRDVSRAAVAERQIGYVSQAASLFPTMTVRENLSFPGMIRGVRAKQQREQADELAERLAVTHLLGRRAADLSGGEAQRVALGRALASKPILLLLDEPLSALDHAVHAEMVTLLKSVQQATGVTTLHVTHNRVEAQQVADRVFAIEGRCIGECAASPASGSEAAR
- the modA gene encoding molybdate ABC transporter substrate-binding protein, with product MSQFNPLTKLIAGCLIAIGVLVALLPSNGPNRSGESLMVYCAASLRRPLEEVAARFEGEEGVSVQLQFGGSNTLLSQIEASRQGDLFLSADRRYLDVGRERGLIGEIISVAQMRPVVVVRRGRGDSVRTLDDLLELRLASGSPDQAAIGRVTRDLLRAAGRWDAFDQRVRTAGVYKPTVNDVAADVVLGSVDAGIVWDALAAQMPELEAISLPELAEGRSEIGIGVLTSSKAPAAALRFARNLIADDGGAEVFRSYGYQAVATAEGRGTTESGAPP
- a CDS encoding ABC transporter permease, whose protein sequence is MSTDPTPTRTRTVGRSDRWFWGTAGAVCGLYLAVLGGLIAADAGYIAGIGPFAEDKKDAANPLWSALADPDIRHSLHLTLVSCSITSILSLLTATPIGYLLSRRQFRGRALVDTLLDVPIVLPPLAIGVSLLILFQTLPASLRDAVVYQTPAVIVAQYVVASAFAIRSMRVTFDQIDPRLEQVAQTLGASRLQAFGWVVLPEARSGMLSATLLAWARSLGEFGPLLVFAGATRGKTEVLSTTVFLELSIGDLRSAVAVSLLMIVISVAALTLARVLGGRTRD
- the hemB gene encoding porphobilinogen synthase — encoded protein: MSLPSYESRGPFPSTRLRRLRRNAWSRALVAEHRLTAADLIWPVFVCEGQNRREPVASMPGVERLSVDLLPAAAANAARLGIPAIAIFPATPADKKTEDAREAFNPENLICRGTRAVKQEVGEALGVVADVALDPYSSHGQDGLVVDGYVDNDTTLDALVRQAVVQAEAGCDVIAPSDMMDGRIGGIRLALDESGFERVLTMSYAAKYASAFYGPFRDAVGSAGALGGGDKRTYQMDPANADEALHEVALDLAEGADMVMVKPGMPYLDIVARVKQQFRVPTYAYQVSGEYAMLSAAAQNGWVDRQQTALESLLAFKRAGADGILTYFAIEAAEWLAAE